Part of the Candidatus Chlorohelix allophototropha genome, GCGAATATACAAGATCGAGATGGGGCAATAGAAGTGCTGGCCACTGCTGAGAATAAATGCCGTACCCTGAAGTTGGTATGGGCGGATGGAGGTTACAGCGGAAAGTTGGTAGAGTGGGTGGCTGGAATGTTCGATTTTGAACTGGAAATAGTCAAACGCACCGACGATATTAAAGGTTTTAAGGTACAACCGCGTCGTTGGGTAGTAGAACGGACGCATGCCTGGATCGGGCGGAACCGACGAATGGCGAAAGAGTATGAGCGTTTACCACAGCATTCGGAAGCCAATATTTACATTTCTATGATCCGTTTGGCTCTCAAAAGGCTTTCTAAACTTTCGCCTTGATCTAGTTTTAAGAATGGCTCTAAGTTTATGTGTCTTAGCTTTCCCTTTAACAGGAAATTGCTCTCGCATTTTGAATTAGCGTAAAAAGAAAATGGAAAATTTAAATAACGGTTCTGCTCCCTTGCTTGAAATTGAAAACCTTCGCAAGGTTTACCCAAACGGTTATGAAGCTCTTTCGAACATCAGCTTCAATATTCGCGGTGGAGAATTTGTGTGTATTATCGGGCGGAGCGGTGCAGGTAAATCTACCTTGCTACGCTGCATAAACGGGCTTATTCCCATAACCGGCGGAAAACTGAGCGTTCACGGTGAAGACTTGGGCGGTATGTCCGAAAAGGAAAAGCTGCTCATGCGGCGACGCATTGGCTTTATTTTTCAGGAATTCAACTTAGTTGACCGTCTGAGCGCCCTTCGCAATGTTTTGTTGGGACGAATAGGCTACATGAGCGATTTTAATGCCTTGATCGGTTACTTTAGCCAAGCTGACCGTGAACTGGCGCTGTGGTGTCTGCAAAGAGTAAATATGGTGCATCGCGCCAGAAACCGGGCGGATAGTCTTTCCGGCGGCGAAAAACAGCGCGTCGCCATTGCACGCGCGCTTGCTCAAAAACCTCTGCTGCTGCTGGCAGATGAACCAGTCGCCAGTCTCGACCCAGAACTGGCTTGGGGAGTTATGGACGATTTAAAAACCGTCTCCAGAGAAGAAAACTTGCCCACACTGGTTAATATTCACGATTTGGAAATTGCCAAAAAATTTGCTGACCGGATTATCGGGATTGCTAAAGGACGGATTGTTTTTGATGGAGTGGTTGCCGACCTCACAAACGAAATCTTGAGTGAACTGTACCGCAGCGATAACCCGAATCTAAAATCCCGTTATTAATCATAAAGCCCTTTGTTGATTGGTTTGGTAAGGTTTAGCGCTTCAGAAGAGGGATATTAAATTGTCGATTGAAGAAGAAGATATTGAAAAGATGACAGAGGGTAAGCACGCCGAAGTAGTCACTATTGCTAGTATCGGTGGGTTAAGTGGCGAGCGCGTTTTCATAAATAGTTTTGTGCAAGGACCGAATAAAGCACTAGCTAAGCCCTTCGGAACTATAAATTGGACTTTGTTGATTCCACTAGCAGTTTTCACCGTTGCCGCTATTTTCTTTTTCGAGCGCGTACTAGATTTTGGCAAGTTCAGCCTAAATTGGACCATCTATTTCGATGTGGATTTGGTGGGGGGTCTGTTGGTCGTTCTAGGATTGGCACTTTCAATTGGTCCGAAAGCTATAAAAAACCCTCGTCTATTGGCAAAACAAGACACGCGCACTACTCTGGTGCTTCTGGGTTTGGTAGCCATCTTTTTCTTCTTCAAGATTGTAAACTTCGGTACTTTTAAATATATACTGGATAAAATTGACCTCAACGGTGTTTTAGGGATTATATCTATAGCTCTAATTTGCGTGATGGCATTACGGGGAAGCAAACTGTCGATAGCGGCGCTGGTGTGCTTTTTCCTTTGGTGGGGGTTTAGTGTCAAGGTTAGCGGGGCTGGTGCGACTGCCCAGAATTTCGGGTTTTCTACGGTGGTGGATCTCTTTACTAGCGAACGCGGGGGCGCTTTAATCGGCAGGTTTGTACCATCCAAGTGGCAAAACTTTGTAAATGCTATAGACCCCCTCTTTTTAACCGTACAAACCGCAATTGCTTCTACAGTCATTGGGGCGATTGTTGCCTTACCCGTTAGTATTTTAGCAGCAAAAAATACAAGTCCGCACCCGGCGATTTACAATATTGTGCGTTTTATCACCAATACCATCCGTTCCATTCCCGCCCTTATTATGGCTCTTTTGTTTATCCCCTTTGTGGGTTTAGGACCTGCCGCCGGTATCTTGGGATTGGGTATTCACGCGATTTCTGTATTAACCAAGCTATATTCAGAAGCTTTTGAATCGGTCAAACCGCAACCTATTGAAGCGATGAGCGCGGTGGGAGCTGACGGCTTGAAATCCTTCCGTTGGGGTGTTTTCCCACAAGCTTTCCCATTGGTTGCAAGTTACTCCATATTTACCTTTGAGTCCAACACCCGCGACTCCACCGTGGTTGCCTTTGTTGGTGGCGGGGGTCTGGGTTTTCTCTTACAACAATCCATAAATTTACTGGACTACGGATATGTGTCCATGCTGGTAATTATGCTGATTATAGCTGTAACAATAATGGATCGTTTCAGCGCGTTTATTCGCGGAAAAATTATTTAATAATTTCGCTTTTATTCTATATAGCGAGCTTTCTAAAGCAAGCTCATTGCAAACAAAGTCTATTGCACTTGCACAATTGTTCAATCTAAGAAGGAGAGTTTATGAACAAACTGTATCGAGTAATGTCAGGTTTGTTAGTATCATTGGTGCTGGTTGTAGTTTTAGCGGCTTGTGGCGATAACACTGCTACTTCAGTTCCCACTACGGCTGCGACCACTGCGGCTGCGACCACCGCCGCTGCAACTACTGTGACTGCGACTACTGCGGCTGCGACTACTGCGGCTGCGACTACTGCAGCTGCAACTACCGCCGCTGCGACTACCGCCGCTGCTACCAAGACTCCGGCTCCTACCCTTATTGCTACCATTGGCGCTTCATCGTCTACCGCCAAAGTTAGCCTCAAAGCTCTGCGCTTAGGCGCTATTCCGGCTGAAAACGTTCAGAAAGTATTGAGCGACACCACTCCTTTTGCAACGGCGCTTTCTCAGCAGTTGGGCATCCAAGTCGAGCTTTTTGTAGGTCCTAGCTACACCTCAGTTATCGAAGCGCTGGCTGCCAATAAACTGGACGTAGCTATCTTTGGTCCTTTCAGCTATGTTTTGGCAAGCAGCAAATATAATGCTCAAGTTTTTGCCTTGATGTTAGGTACTAAGGGTGAAAAAACTTACAATAGCTTCATTATCACCACTCCCAAGACCGGCATTAAAACCCTTGCTGATTTGAAAGGTCATAGCTTCTCGTTTGTTGACGTAGCTTCCGCCAGCGGTAACTTGGTTCCTCGTTACTCCCTGATTACCAAAGCCAAATTAGACCCTGATAAGGACGTAAACGGTGTCTTCACCGGTTCCCACGATGCTTCGCTATTAGCGGTGCAGAGCGGTAAGGTTGATGCCGGAGCAGTCGCCAGCGACATATTCCAGAAGTACATTGACAACGGCACTGTCAAAGCCGAAGAAATCGTTATAGTTGACAAGAGCTTTGACATTCCCAACAGCCCTGTAGCCTATCGCAATGACCTGAGCGATACCGACAAGGCTGCTATCAAGAACGCCTTCTTGTCTATTAAAGACACGGCTGCTTTGAATTCAATGGGTAATGGCGGTTTTATTGAAGCCACCGAATCTTATTGGGACCCGATCCGCGACATTGCAAAAGTATTGAACGTGGATTTGACCAAGCTGAAGTAATTTTCCCCTTTCTTAAAAAAGATGGTTGGTACATACCAGCCATCTTTTTTTTATCAAGTAAACTCGAAAACCCTTACTTCTCTCATCTTTTTCCCACCGGCGTACAGCCTAAAACGGCTGGGCAAATATTAACAGCCTCTTAACACTTGAAAACGTAAAAATAACATCCTATTAAATTTTCCTTTATATCTTCCGGCTAATATATTTGTAGCTAAGTTTATAAAACATTTGCTTATTGCTTTATTCAAGGCAAGCATTAGAGGATGAGGTTGCTAATTATGTTAGAGCAATCCGGTTTAAGAAAACCAGAATTAATTAAGCCTTCCACTTATTTTATTACAAAGCTTGCCAAGTTTATAACAAATATTACCGCTCCTCCTCTTATAGCTATTCCTTGCTTGATTATTCTGGGTTTGCAGGATGAGCATAATCGGGGAATCCATAATAATCTTTTTATCAGCCTAGCAATTGCTATTATTTTTGGGGCAACCCTTCCAATTATTCTAGTCGTGACGATGTATCTTTTAAAAAAGATTAACGATATTCATATCGCAACTAGGGAACAACGTTACGTGCCTTTTCTTCTGACCATAATAAGTTTTATTATTGGGACTTGTTTGCTTTGGCTTATCACTGGGTTTAGTTGGTTAACAGTGGTGATGGCGAGTTATAGTATTAACACTCTGGTTGTAATGTTAATTAACTTTCGATGGAAAATTAGCATTCACGCCACCAGCATTGGGGGAATAGTAGCGGCTTTTACAATGCTAGGTGGCTGGATGGCTACGCCACTGATCAGTATAGTTGGGTTGGTAACTTGGGCTAGAGTATATTTAAAAGCTCATACTACCGGGCAGGTTTTGGTAGGTAGTTTGTTAGGTTTCTTCTTTACCCTCCTTCAGCTTATTATTCTCCTTCAGTCATAAAAATAGCTCCGGTAATAATTAATGAAGTCACATCAATATTTTTATGGCAGGATTTGAACAGGTGGAATCTTTGAATCACCCACAAATAAATCATTATCAAATACTGGCGAACTGTGAAGAACTGCTGGTCTGTCAATTGGCAGAGAAAGTTTTGATGGAATATCCCACTGGGCAATTGCGTCTTCTTAGTGGACCACTACAGGGATTGGTAATGCTGCGTATGAGAGAATCGGTAGAAGATCGTCAGTTCAACGCCGGAGAGATTCTAGTTACTGAAGTTAAATTGGAATTGGATGGGCAGTTTGGTTATGGAATGGTGCTGGGCAAGAGCGAACGCCGGGCTATGGCAGTGGCGTTGGTGGATGCCGCTCTTCGTAAAGATGGTCTGTTGGCTGAGTGGCTTAAAACTGAGCTTGAACGAATCAATGAAATTCTTCTCTCCAATAGGGAGCGCCTTTACCAGATTGTAAATACCACTAGAGTTGAATTTGAAACAATGTAATTCTAAAGGAACACCGCTAAGATGCAAACAACACGGCTACAAAAGCCGGAAGATAAAATCTATTTTAATGCCGCGACCTTCCGCCTTCTGCTAGATTGTATGTCCCGACCGGGAAAAATAATTCAACTGAATAGTCCGGATTTTTTAGATCAAGCTCCCGACCATCCCGATTTCGTGGGCGTTCCTTTGAATTCTTTTGCGCTAGGGGCGTTTTTGAGCTTACTAGATGGAGAAGTGGGCTTTGCGGTAGGCGTGAGTGAAAACTGGGTTGCGTCGGATGCTGAAATAGCTCGGTGGCTAACCCTTCGCTGCGGTTCAAAGCTAACAGTACCTAGTGAGGCGGCGCTGGCATTTTTCTGTGAAGGTACAAGCGTCAATTCGATTAGAGACTTACATCAGGGCACTTTGCTTGAACCTGAATTGAGCGCAACAGTTTTTTATTGCGTTGAAAAGCTGGCAGAAATAACTGACCAAGAGGATTCCGCGAAGCAAGGGCTGGAATTGGAGTTAAAAGGACCGGGGATTTTAAATTTCCGCAGGCTTTCGGTAGACGGAATAACAAGGGATGGAATTGCTGAAATAACGGCTGCCAGACATTACCCACTGGGTGTGGATGTGTTTCTGGTAGATCGGTCGGGACTTTGCGTTGGGCTTCCCCGCACTACAAAAATAGAAGTAATCTCTTTGCAGTCGCGCTAAATAAGGAGAAAGATGGGCTACGTAGCAACAAAGGGTGGCACCGAGGCGGTATTAAAAGCCGAGCAATTGGTGGAATACTTTCGTCTTCGGGGAGAAACCGAACCGATTAAAATTGAGCAAATCAAAAGCCAGTTCAGGCTGGCGGTAGATCGGGCAATGAGCGAAGGCTCGCTTTACGCCCCCGAACTGGCAGCGTTGGCATTAAAACAAAGTGAAGGTGATGCAGTAGAGGCAAGCTTTCTACTGCGGGCTTACCGTTCCACCTTACCACGGCTGTCTTATAGCCTTCCTGCCAACGGAACCCGTATGAGGCTAATACGCCGGATTTCCTCTACTTTCAAGGATATTCCGGGCGGACAATTGCTTGGACCTACCCGTGATTATCAACCGCGCTTACTCAACACTTTGCTGACCAGCGAATCAAGTGAGACTATGCGCCGTTTCCTAGCTAATTTTGAAAAACAGGTAGAGAGTAACGAAACAGACGGGCAGAGCAGTACTTTCCCGAAAGTTATCGATAGTATGCGTGAGCAGGATTTACTGGCAGAAGCTGCCTCTATCGGCGATGATGACATAGACGAACCGTTTGATGTGACCCGCAAAGCTACCAGTTTCCCTGCTCCCCGTAGCGCCCGGCTTCAAATTATGGCGCGTGGGGATGCAGGAAGCTTACTTGCCCTAGCTTACAGCAGTATTCGCGGTTATGGTGATGTGCATCCAACTTTGGGTGAAATGAGAGTGGGTTATCTGCCTATTGAAGTGGCACATCCACTGACCGGAGAATCGGTGGAAATCGGGGAAATAATGATTACCGAATGTGAGATGGTTTCTAGAGTAAAAGCTACCGGAAACGAAGAGATAGAGCTTTCCCCAAAATTCGGGTTAGGTTACGGCTTCAGCTTTGGTCATGGTGAGGACAAAGCCGTTAGCATGTCTATTCTTGACCGAGCTATAAGCGCCGCCAAATCAGGTAAAGTACACGGGCAAAGTGGGCCCGCTGCTGATGAGGAATTTGTATTACAGCACATAGACGCTATTGAGGCTAGCGGTTTTACCGCTCACTATAAATTGCCCCATTACGTCACTTTCCAAGCAGACATCAGTGTGCTAGAACGCGCCAAAGATCATGCTACTGCCAAGAACGCCGCGCAAGCTGAAAAGCAGCTGCGTTTACAGCAGAAGCTTGCGAAAGACGCACAAGATAATACTTTACTGGATTAGGGAGACATAGAATGGTACAACCAGAACCTCTAGAACCTGATGAAGATTCTGGGTTAGATGCGCTTCTCGAACAGCTAATAGGTTCTGAGAATGTAGAACCTGACCCTGAACAGGCTCAAATCCGCGAAACGCTTTATAATTTCGGTTTTATAGATGAAGATTCCAAGCGCGAGGTACGGCGTAAGACCCTAAAGGCAGTGGCTATTCCCGGTCACCTCGTCCCTTTTGCCAGTCGCGACTTGCCAGTGGCGAAGGGTTGGGGAACAGGCGGTCTCCAGCTTACTTTTTCTATTATTAAGCCGGATGACCTTTTGAAAGTCATTGACCAAGGTGATGATGACAGCGTGAATGCAGTAAACTTGCGTCGCCTAATACAACGTACTACGGGAGTACCTATCACAACTGATACCACTCTCGCCAGTATTGTGCAAACCCGACACCGTGTGCCGGAAGAACCAATGCGCGAAGACCAGATACTGGTTTTGCAAGTTCCGATGGCAGACCCTTTGCGCTGGGTGCAGCCATACATCGAGCGTTCCACCGAGATGCATGCCGAGATGGATTATGCCCCTATCTGGGTGTATATGTACGAAAGTGTGGTTCAATCCGGCGATATGGATATATCATCGCAATATCCGGTTATGGTGGAAGGTCGTTATCTGATGGATACCACGCCTTGCCCACGCTATGACGTACCCCGCTTGCACATGTCGGAAACTCTTTACCTTTACGGGGCAGGTCGTGAGAAAAGAATTTACGCCATACCGCCCTATTCCAGAGTAGAACCGCTGGAATTTGAGGACTTTCCCTTCCGCACCGAACACAAACCGGAGCAATTCTGCGAAAAGTGTGGCAGCACTAACACTTATCTCACTCGCCACTATATAGAAGAGAAACAGGGCGGAGAGGGTCGCTGGGCTTTCTTTTGTTCGGATACCAGCTACTGCCAAAAACATATATTAATGAAAACAGGCGAAAAAGCAGAAAAGGTGTCCGGTGAGTGATAATAAAATAGTTCAAAACAACAAATGGGTTCTTCGAGCAGACAATCTAACCCGACGCTACGGGTCGGGCTGTGCTTATTGCTCTACTATTACAGGTCCTGATAATGATACCAACCAATGCCAGATTTGTAACACGGTAATAGCCTGCTCTCGCATAAGCTTTGAGCTTGGCGAAGGCGAAACGTTGGGTATCGTAGGAGAGAGCGGTAGCGGTAAATCTACCGTGATGCAGCTTGTGAACCTTAGCGTTCCCGCAGATGAAGGTGACCTTTGGTATCGCCAATCCAGCGAATACGACAAAGAGCCATTAAACCTACTAGCTTTGGACAAGTTTAAGCGCCGCACCTTCCGCAACCAACAACTTGGCATTGTTCACCAACGCCCGGAATTGGGGCTAAACATGAACTTTACGGTGGGCGGCAATGTGGCGGAAAAATTGTTAATGGCAGGCTGGCGTAATGTAGGAGATATCCGGCAAAGAGCAAGCCAGTTGATGGAGTTAACCGAGTTACCCTCCTCCCGGTTGGATGATGACCCGCATACTTTCAGTGGCGGTATGTTACAAAGGGTGCAAATTTCAAAGGCTTTATCCAGCAACCCTTCTGTATTATTGCTGGACGAGGTAACTACCGGACTGGACTTGTCGGTACAGGCGCGGGTGCTGGACTTAATTAAACGCCTCCAGTGGGAACTGAAAATAGCTATGTTGGTGGTTTCGCACGACTTGGGGGTTATCAAGCAACTAGCAAGCCGGACTCTGGTGCTGAAAAACGGACAGATTGTAGAACATGGCTTGACCGACCAGATTTTGGAAGACCCGCAGCACCCCTACACCCAGTTACTGGTGTCTTCGACTCTGTAAAAATGAGCGTAAAAAGAGAGCGATTCAGCTTTGGAAAGTAAAATGCAGAAAACTGACACAGCCCTGCCGATTCTGGAAGTGCAGGGGCTAAATAAATATTTCCAACTTCATTTACTGGATGGGCGCATAATTCGCCCGGTTCTTGACGTTTCTTTTACCGCTAGGAGCGGCAGTATTCTCCTGATTAGCGGCAGGAGCGGCGCAGGTAAGACCACCATTTTGAAATGTATTTACCGCACCTACTTGGCTAATGGCGGGGAGATTTGGTACAACT contains:
- a CDS encoding carbon-phosphorus lyase complex subunit PhnI — its product is MGYVATKGGTEAVLKAEQLVEYFRLRGETEPIKIEQIKSQFRLAVDRAMSEGSLYAPELAALALKQSEGDAVEASFLLRAYRSTLPRLSYSLPANGTRMRLIRRISSTFKDIPGGQLLGPTRDYQPRLLNTLLTSESSETMRRFLANFEKQVESNETDGQSSTFPKVIDSMREQDLLAEAASIGDDDIDEPFDVTRKATSFPAPRSARLQIMARGDAGSLLALAYSSIRGYGDVHPTLGEMRVGYLPIEVAHPLTGESVEIGEIMITECEMVSRVKATGNEEIELSPKFGLGYGFSFGHGEDKAVSMSILDRAISAAKSGKVHGQSGPAADEEFVLQHIDAIEASGFTAHYKLPHYVTFQADISVLERAKDHATAKNAAQAEKQLRLQQKLAKDAQDNTLLD
- the phnH gene encoding phosphonate C-P lyase system protein PhnH, giving the protein MQTTRLQKPEDKIYFNAATFRLLLDCMSRPGKIIQLNSPDFLDQAPDHPDFVGVPLNSFALGAFLSLLDGEVGFAVGVSENWVASDAEIARWLTLRCGSKLTVPSEAALAFFCEGTSVNSIRDLHQGTLLEPELSATVFYCVEKLAEITDQEDSAKQGLELELKGPGILNFRRLSVDGITRDGIAEITAARHYPLGVDVFLVDRSGLCVGLPRTTKIEVISLQSR
- the phnE gene encoding phosphonate ABC transporter, permease protein PhnE — protein: MSIEEEDIEKMTEGKHAEVVTIASIGGLSGERVFINSFVQGPNKALAKPFGTINWTLLIPLAVFTVAAIFFFERVLDFGKFSLNWTIYFDVDLVGGLLVVLGLALSIGPKAIKNPRLLAKQDTRTTLVLLGLVAIFFFFKIVNFGTFKYILDKIDLNGVLGIISIALICVMALRGSKLSIAALVCFFLWWGFSVKVSGAGATAQNFGFSTVVDLFTSERGGALIGRFVPSKWQNFVNAIDPLFLTVQTAIASTVIGAIVALPVSILAAKNTSPHPAIYNIVRFITNTIRSIPALIMALLFIPFVGLGPAAGILGLGIHAISVLTKLYSEAFESVKPQPIEAMSAVGADGLKSFRWGVFPQAFPLVASYSIFTFESNTRDSTVVAFVGGGGLGFLLQQSINLLDYGYVSMLVIMLIIAVTIMDRFSAFIRGKII
- the phnC gene encoding phosphonate ABC transporter ATP-binding protein, with the protein product MENLNNGSAPLLEIENLRKVYPNGYEALSNISFNIRGGEFVCIIGRSGAGKSTLLRCINGLIPITGGKLSVHGEDLGGMSEKEKLLMRRRIGFIFQEFNLVDRLSALRNVLLGRIGYMSDFNALIGYFSQADRELALWCLQRVNMVHRARNRADSLSGGEKQRVAIARALAQKPLLLLADEPVASLDPELAWGVMDDLKTVSREENLPTLVNIHDLEIAKKFADRIIGIAKGRIVFDGVVADLTNEILSELYRSDNPNLKSRY
- the phnG gene encoding phosphonate C-P lyase system protein PhnG; the protein is MNHPQINHYQILANCEELLVCQLAEKVLMEYPTGQLRLLSGPLQGLVMLRMRESVEDRQFNAGEILVTEVKLELDGQFGYGMVLGKSERRAMAVALVDAALRKDGLLAEWLKTELERINEILLSNRERLYQIVNTTRVEFETM
- a CDS encoding alpha-D-ribose 1-methylphosphonate 5-phosphate C-P-lyase PhnJ yields the protein MVQPEPLEPDEDSGLDALLEQLIGSENVEPDPEQAQIRETLYNFGFIDEDSKREVRRKTLKAVAIPGHLVPFASRDLPVAKGWGTGGLQLTFSIIKPDDLLKVIDQGDDDSVNAVNLRRLIQRTTGVPITTDTTLASIVQTRHRVPEEPMREDQILVLQVPMADPLRWVQPYIERSTEMHAEMDYAPIWVYMYESVVQSGDMDISSQYPVMVEGRYLMDTTPCPRYDVPRLHMSETLYLYGAGREKRIYAIPPYSRVEPLEFEDFPFRTEHKPEQFCEKCGSTNTYLTRHYIEEKQGGEGRWAFFCSDTSYCQKHILMKTGEKAEKVSGE
- a CDS encoding phosphate/phosphite/phosphonate ABC transporter substrate-binding protein, whose amino-acid sequence is MNKLYRVMSGLLVSLVLVVVLAACGDNTATSVPTTAATTAAATTAAATTVTATTAAATTAAATTAAATTAAATTAAATKTPAPTLIATIGASSSTAKVSLKALRLGAIPAENVQKVLSDTTPFATALSQQLGIQVELFVGPSYTSVIEALAANKLDVAIFGPFSYVLASSKYNAQVFALMLGTKGEKTYNSFIITTPKTGIKTLADLKGHSFSFVDVASASGNLVPRYSLITKAKLDPDKDVNGVFTGSHDASLLAVQSGKVDAGAVASDIFQKYIDNGTVKAEEIVIVDKSFDIPNSPVAYRNDLSDTDKAAIKNAFLSIKDTAALNSMGNGGFIEATESYWDPIRDIAKVLNVDLTKLK
- a CDS encoding ATP-binding cassette domain-containing protein, with protein sequence MSDNKIVQNNKWVLRADNLTRRYGSGCAYCSTITGPDNDTNQCQICNTVIACSRISFELGEGETLGIVGESGSGKSTVMQLVNLSVPADEGDLWYRQSSEYDKEPLNLLALDKFKRRTFRNQQLGIVHQRPELGLNMNFTVGGNVAEKLLMAGWRNVGDIRQRASQLMELTELPSSRLDDDPHTFSGGMLQRVQISKALSSNPSVLLLDEVTTGLDLSVQARVLDLIKRLQWELKIAMLVVSHDLGVIKQLASRTLVLKNGQIVEHGLTDQILEDPQHPYTQLLVSSTL